In Spirochaetales bacterium, the sequence ATCCACATACCCCAGATAGATTTTTTATTGCCGATTGCCGTCTATCTTGTCATCGTCTGCTGCAACAGGCGATTCCGGAAGGAAATAGACTGGTTGACCTGGGGCAGGCCGGATAAAACGACATGGTTACTGATCGTGCTGTTTACGCTTGCAAGTGTCGCGGGGCTTGTCGTCTGGGCGCTTATTTTCAGGCAGACATTGACGGAATTTTCGAAATTCATCCCGGAGGCGCCGCTCTTCCTCATTATCATCTACGGCCTCACTTTTCCTGTTTTTAATGCTTTTTTTGAGGAGTTTATCGCACGCGCCGTCATGTTCGACGGTTTTTCACGGATATTCGCTTCCATCGTTCCGGCCGTCCTTTTTCAGGCGATTGTTTTTGCCCTCTGGCATTACCGCGGGTTCCCCGGGGGCGTAAGCGGCGTGGTCATGGTATTTTTATGGTCCCTTTTCCTGGGATATGTGCGGTATCGATCGAAGGGCATGCTGGCGCCGCTTGTCGCGCATATATGCGCGGATGCGGCGATTGCGGTCATTCTTTTTTTTATCGTTGTTCTCCCCTCACCGATGTAAGGAAAAGAGAAGCGCGCCGATACGCGCCCGACGTGTCCTTACGGGGCGCCGACCTTCCCCATAAACAGGATCGACCCGGTATCATCGTGCCGGATGAAGAAGAGAAACGGCCTGTCGATGACGATTTTTGCTCCTCCCGGTACGGAAGTCTCCCCGAAAACGATTGCCGTCGCGGCTGCAGCTTCCGTTCCTTCTTCGTCGACGGCGACAAAAGCCTTGTGAAAAACGTTCGTGATCACGAGGGTGCGAAGGCCGTTGATTCCCGAGAAATCCGCCACGCCGTCGTTAAAGGCGTCCGTCATGCCGAGACCCTGAAGGGTGGTTTTGAGCGAATCGCCCCATTCAAAGCCGAATTTCGGCATGGAAATATCCACCATATATCTGCTCATCGATTCGACGATCGACGAGTATGTC encodes:
- a CDS encoding CPBP family intramembrane metalloprotease is translated as MGKNNRPGTGAFPFTTVKHLFFFIGVLAVSLFVIPLVPNPGMKLAFLTIPVSAAIFLYFDNFRIFVPTLFFTVYAAASLLTLPVLERFGIHIPQIDFLLPIAVYLVIVCCNRRFRKEIDWLTWGRPDKTTWLLIVLFTLASVAGLVVWALIFRQTLTEFSKFIPEAPLFLIIIYGLTFPVFNAFFEEFIARAVMFDGFSRIFASIVPAVLFQAIVFALWHYRGFPGGVSGVVMVFLWSLFLGYVRYRSKGMLAPLVAHICADAAIAVILFFIVVLPSPM